One Pedomonas mirosovicensis genomic region harbors:
- a CDS encoding sensor domain-containing diguanylate cyclase has protein sequence MLSQLRGADLERLMDSIGAPTFIVGTAGEDHFVVIYANKALQSATGLPAESVRGQLPEEMIRPEQAKIFKHHYRLCSQTGEPVIFEVLLTLPVGERWLRITLNPVRDQGGSGAVVRMLGTMVDVTEERRAHETLRYQNLLLQAQQDLSPDGIMIADVHGTLLNWNARLSELWGVTEEIVRQGREALLPRILAQLVDPGTFLTMIEEAYRNLHENIVGYEVELKNGKIYQIFSRGLIDECNLGRGRIWFLRDITESRIYQRRLSEALALQRAILDSARQIILSVDRNLVFRSFNAAAERLLGYKAEEVIGKKTALILHDPAEIEERRAVMSQELGRDVSVYEMFQGQVLKGMPLVQEWSYICKDGSRLPVELSLTRLDDEQGSLLGFLAIVTDITERKETERQLFELATTDALTKLWNRRHFAEQAERSLIRARRYDEHICIALIDIDHFKRINDTYGHAAGDAVLYHLARALDRMLRGSDFMCRWGGEEFAVLLLNTDPSEALQIAERMRRTVMRLEVNYEDARVPVTASIGLSDCLSCDQSLDVVLSRADEALYAAKAAGRNCVRAVWSHEAAGREPASSL, from the coding sequence ATGCTTTCGCAGCTCCGAGGAGCCGATCTTGAGCGGCTCATGGACAGTATTGGAGCCCCGACCTTTATCGTAGGGACGGCGGGCGAGGATCATTTCGTTGTCATCTACGCTAACAAGGCGCTGCAATCGGCAACGGGCCTCCCGGCGGAAAGCGTCAGGGGGCAGCTGCCTGAAGAGATGATAAGGCCGGAACAGGCCAAAATCTTTAAGCACCATTATCGCTTGTGTAGCCAAACCGGTGAGCCTGTGATCTTCGAGGTGCTGCTGACGCTTCCGGTCGGCGAGCGGTGGCTCCGCATTACTCTCAACCCGGTCAGGGACCAGGGCGGGAGCGGGGCCGTCGTGCGTATGCTCGGCACGATGGTTGATGTGACCGAGGAGCGGCGCGCGCACGAAACCCTGCGGTATCAGAATCTTCTTCTGCAAGCGCAACAGGATCTGAGCCCCGATGGCATAATGATTGCCGATGTCCACGGAACCCTTCTCAATTGGAACGCCCGGTTAAGCGAGTTATGGGGCGTGACGGAGGAGATCGTACGCCAAGGGCGCGAGGCGTTGCTGCCGCGGATACTGGCCCAGCTTGTCGATCCGGGCACTTTTCTGACTATGATCGAAGAGGCCTATCGCAATTTGCATGAGAATATTGTCGGCTACGAGGTCGAGCTTAAGAATGGGAAGATTTACCAGATCTTTAGCCGCGGCCTTATTGATGAATGCAACCTTGGGCGCGGCCGGATCTGGTTCCTGCGCGACATAACCGAGAGCAGGATCTACCAGCGGCGCCTGAGTGAGGCTCTCGCTTTGCAGAGGGCGATTCTTGACAGTGCTCGTCAAATCATCCTTTCGGTGGACCGGAACCTTGTATTCCGCAGCTTCAATGCTGCGGCTGAGCGGCTTCTCGGCTACAAGGCCGAGGAGGTGATTGGCAAAAAGACGGCTCTTATCCTGCATGATCCGGCCGAGATCGAAGAGCGCAGGGCGGTCATGAGCCAGGAGTTGGGGCGAGATGTCAGCGTTTATGAAATGTTCCAGGGGCAAGTCCTGAAAGGCATGCCGTTGGTTCAGGAATGGTCTTACATCTGCAAGGATGGAAGCCGCCTGCCGGTCGAGCTGTCACTGACCCGGCTGGACGATGAACAGGGCAGCCTTCTTGGGTTTCTGGCAATCGTGACGGATATTACGGAGCGCAAGGAGACCGAGCGTCAGCTGTTCGAGTTGGCAACGACAGATGCTCTGACCAAGCTTTGGAACAGGCGCCACTTCGCCGAGCAGGCCGAAAGATCCCTGATCCGTGCCAGGCGATACGATGAACACATATGCATCGCGCTGATCGATATCGACCACTTCAAACGGATCAATGACACCTATGGCCATGCCGCTGGCGATGCGGTGCTCTATCATCTGGCCCGCGCTCTGGACAGGATGCTGCGCGGGTCTGACTTCATGTGTCGTTGGGGAGGCGAGGAGTTTGCGGTACTTTTGCTTAACACCGACCCAAGTGAAGCGCTGCAGATTGCCGAGCGTATGCGCCGGACAGTGATGCGCCTGGAAGTGAACTACGAGGACGCACGCGTTCCGGTGACGGCCAGTATTGGACTGTCGGATTGCCTGTCATGCGACCAAAGCCTGGATGTGGTACTGTCCCGCGCTGATGAAGCCCTCTATGCGGCCAAGGCCGCCGGACGAAATTGCGTCCGCGCCGTATGGAGTCATGAGGCTGCGGGCCGTGAACCAGCCAGCTCTCTTTAA